AAAAACTATGCGTCTTTTACTCATCTTTTCTACGTTTCGTTGCTCAGAAGTACGCATATTCGGTCTGCCTGTGTTCAAAAAAGCCCAACGTGTGTACTTTTGAGTACTAAGAAGTCCAAATGAGCATCATGGCCTCGTTTTTGTCCATGATAGCATAGAACTCGTGTGCCCGAAACTCTGCAAACGAGGAACCAAACATGTCAGATCCTTGTAAATTATAAGTTACTGTATTGGCATACCGAAAACCCGTCGTATCTTCTCTGGCAATTCtccagctttaatttaagctcACAATAGATCGAAAGTTCTCACGAAAAATGATCTTTTCAATAATATTCAGTTCACGTAATAGTGTGCGTTTATTAAACATGGATTTCTACGATACATTTCAAATTTGCCGCGCTTGGTTTAGGGGTCCGTATAGCGCCATTACACGTAGcgacaaaacgctcaaactactAGCCAAATGATCCCGACAGAGAAGCGAACACAGCGTTAGTGACGATCGCTTGAACCTTGTCTAAGGCGCTGTGTGCACTTCTCTGTCGGGATCATTTGGCTaatagtttgagcgttttgccactacaTGTAATGGCGTCGTATGGACCCCTAATCAAGCGCGGCAGATTTGAAATGTATGGTAAAAAGACACGTTTAGTAAATGCACGCTATTTCATGAACTGgatattattgaaaaaaattatttttcgtaAGAACTTTCGATCTATTGTGAACTTAAAATTATAGTTCGAGGATCGCACTTCATGTTCGAACAAAAGAGGATAAGAGAGTGTTTACGACGGATTTTCGACATACCAGATATGTAAGAAACAATTTCAAGCATTTAGATTTGTATTTCGAATAGTTCTAATTACCCCGTACATAGATTAAAAttataatgtttaataaaatagatgcaatatttaacattcaTGTGATCAAGTACTGAATCGAGTCATACACACGAGATCCTGTTGTTGGTAATTCCAATTATGTTTATTCACACACGCATACTTTCTACTGTATTATTGCAACTTAtttgataattttaataaaattatataatatttgataaTTCTAATAAAGCACACTAAGTATGGCTCAATTTTCTCACGATATTAAAAAGTgtcttaatatttaaatatattttatttgtacaaaTATATCTTGAAGAAGATTTCACTTCTCATAAAATTATTTCCTTTTGCTTCTTTTTAGAACAGCTGCCGGTGGTGGCAATGGAACTTTTAAAGTAATAATCTTCTTGTCTTCCTTTGTTGACGTAGCACCAATAATTCTGGCAAGATCTAATAATTTTTTCATACCAATTTTATGACTAAATGTTGTTGCAAGCAATTCTATATctaatataaaattgcaaattatTAAAGCTAAAATCATACAGTGTATCACTCCTTTATCTTTAATACTGGCTGGTCTTAATCTGTAAATCATTtcgttatttaaattaattatgtaTGTAGAATTTTTTCTAATATGTTTACTTTTCATGTATGTACCTTCCAGTTGTGCTTTGTACACTATATGTGTCTAGTATATGCGAATTCACCTCTTGCGAAGCTTCACAAACTTCAATACCTCGTTTTTTACCATCTTTCATGGGCATATTTAACCATGATGCAACTGCTTGTATATAAAGCAGTAAAGCTGTCTTTTTGGTCTTGTCTGGGTCTGTGTGCAAGAACTTTATTGTCCTATGGAAGAATTTTGATCCCCTAAATGTAACATAAAATTATAgtttatgtgaaatatatatatatatattatatctcaaTTTACAATAGTAAACATACCCTACTAAACTAGAATCATCATTTAGAGTTTCTATAGCTTTATCATAAAGAGTTTCTAACTTCTCCTGTGGTatgatatcatatatatcataaacaTCTTTTACAGTTTTTGCTTCCCTATTACATTTTGGCAAAGTAGTATTTGTTATGTACTCGTTGTTTGCTAGTTGCACTGACAAATCAGTTCTGTCAATCTCAACATctaaaacaaaagagataggtTCAAGATTAAAGTATCGTCTGTCaacttaatatataaatataatattaaaatatgttcTTACCGATCACTGTCTGCTCTAATTGCTCTTTAACAAAGTCAACATTTACTTTCAGTTTCTCAAATTGTTCTGTTTTTCGCTTCATCTTTTTcgaaccaaattgtttattcAACATAGCAACCTTTTCATTCGTTGTTGCTGAACCATTTTCCGTCACTGGTTTTTCCAATACTGGAGTCACCTGCCATCGTTCAACATGGACCATTCGAACTTTGCCTGTCTTTTTGTTATGAAGAACAAGCATGGTGCGCATTAAATCTTGACTCGTGTCGGGCTTATAACCTCTGTAAACAATCTGTCCATTTGAAAGAGCCAAGGTCCTTTTATTTTTCTTGGAGTCGTAGAATAGACCGCACTCCATTTTCTTAGCCTCTTCATCTTTGAGTTCTCCATTTTGAAAATTAACTGAAAAAAATCATTAATAAGCTTCTgccgaataaaaatttagaCAACGTGTGACATTAACAAATTTATGAAGTTGTCCCTTTAATTTCAGAATAAGTGTACAGAAACAATTGAGAAATACAAGAAAAGTACAAATGATTATTGAATATCAATTACATGTCACAAAAAGGGAACTGAACGTTACTTGTCTTAAATATAAAGTACTTTTTGTAAGATTATGTGCGTGATACCAATAATGGGTTGAACCTTGTCCGGATTTACAATTACTTCTTCAATATCCGCTTTGATCTTTATCTTGTCTGAAAATTCTTCACACATATTTTCTCTTTTCTCACAACAGAATCACATTTAAAAAACCATTCCAAATTTCCAAACATTCAATTCAAAGGTCTTCGAAGGTCTTCTTTGATTCCAGTATTGCCGGAAGTTGGCGAATTCTCAATTGTTACAACGGAAGTGAAATATTTTGATCGAATTTCTAAACAGCTTTCAATGATATGAATCacgtacatatatacaatattttgaaACATAGACGTAGTTAGTATTTTTTATCAAGATATGTTCTAGATATTTTAATGATGTTTCTTAATTTTcactatattataaatataaaaagaaaaaagttcTCATTTCTCTAAAGATACATAAGAtaatttgaagctcatcttATCTCAGGGGCTTGGCACAGGGTct
This genomic stretch from Megalopta genalis isolate 19385.01 chromosome 5, iyMegGena1_principal, whole genome shotgun sequence harbors:
- the LOC117223944 gene encoding DNA-directed RNA polymerase I subunit RPA49 isoform X2, whose amino-acid sequence is MECGLFYDSKKNKRTLALSNGQIVYRGYKPDTSQDLMRTMLVLHNKKTGKVRMVHVERWQVTPVLEKPVTENGSATTNEKVAMLNKQFGSKKMKRKTEQFEKLKVNVDFVKEQLEQTVIDVEIDRTDLSVQLANNEYITNTTLPKCNREAKTVKDVYDIYDIIPQEKLETLYDKAIETLNDDSSLVGGSKFFHRTIKFLHTDPDKTKKTALLLYIQAVASWLNMPMKDGKKRGIEVCEASQEVNSHILDTYSVQSTTGRLRPASIKDKGVIHCMILALIICNFILDIELLATTFSHKIGMKKLLDLARIIGATSTKEDKKIITLKVPLPPPAAVLKRSKRK
- the LOC117223944 gene encoding DNA-directed RNA polymerase I subunit RPA49 isoform X1; protein product: MCEEFSDKIKIKADIEEVIVNPDKVQPIIVNFQNGELKDEEAKKMECGLFYDSKKNKRTLALSNGQIVYRGYKPDTSQDLMRTMLVLHNKKTGKVRMVHVERWQVTPVLEKPVTENGSATTNEKVAMLNKQFGSKKMKRKTEQFEKLKVNVDFVKEQLEQTVIDVEIDRTDLSVQLANNEYITNTTLPKCNREAKTVKDVYDIYDIIPQEKLETLYDKAIETLNDDSSLVGGSKFFHRTIKFLHTDPDKTKKTALLLYIQAVASWLNMPMKDGKKRGIEVCEASQEVNSHILDTYSVQSTTGRLRPASIKDKGVIHCMILALIICNFILDIELLATTFSHKIGMKKLLDLARIIGATSTKEDKKIITLKVPLPPPAAVLKRSKRK